In Carassius auratus strain Wakin chromosome 12, ASM336829v1, whole genome shotgun sequence, the sequence TCATAATAAATATAACGATATTACTGATCatcattatcatattattattatgttaaatatcaattatgtaattatttgtaataataatagttaataatatcAATGATTGTTATtgatcatcatcattattaatattattttgatgaTTCTGATGTTAAATATTGGTGatggcaaatatttttttaattataataataatactatttaataCATATAATGATGGTTATTGATCATCATtaccattattaatattattatgttaattatgttaaatattgatgttaataatttattattattaataacaacaacaacaacaacagataatAATTATCATAATGATTGTTATTGATCATAATcatcattaattaatattatgattatgatgttaAATATTGGTGATggtgattattttttataataaaaataacaacaattaataataattttgataatgattgttattgattattattgctattatgtTAAATATCGTGCTTCAAAATTTCTAATAATAAactgaataattataataatagcataattttttttactatgttaGATATTCTGACTAATGTAGATGCTCTATAGTTTTGTCACTTACTTTAAACTCCTCCATGAGTTTCCGAATGGCTTTGCCGCGTGCTCCGATGATGCGTGCGTGGACCCGCCGGTCCAGCCGGATGTCCTCACTCACCATCTCCTGCAGCGCTGCCACCAGCTGCTCTATAGCCGCCCTGGCCTCGTTAGCACTCCTCTCATAACCCGAGATCACGATTACATCCTAGAGGAAGAAAGACTGAGAGGTAAACACACAGAAACAGGATGACGGTTATGAACCCAGTCTGGGTTAAAGAATGAGGAAATGCTCTTTCCAAAACAATCTGCTCTCATACCTGCTGCTCATCACCCTTGTCAGGGAACTGCACGTTGACATCGTAGTCTTTGCGTATTTGAGAGATGACGGCTCCTTTGCGGCCTATAATTTTGGGGTGATATTTGGGGTCTACTGAAAGCATCACCTTATAGCTCCGTAAAGCCTACAAACAgccaagaaaaaaagaatacatcCGATTTTTCTAGAAGTACATTTGAGAAAATTGTTGTCACAGCTTGTGACGGTGTTAAGCAGAGGTTGTACCCGATCTTCCTGTTCCGCCTGCAGCTCCTTGACTCTCTCCAGCAGACCCTGTCTGGCCCGCTCCACACTGGCCACCTGTCCTGTGATCTTTATGATATCTGACTGGTGCTCAGGCTGAGGAACCCAAATGTTGACCTACACAGCCCAGTACAAGCAGACACATGAACATCCACTCATCAGACTGTAGTCAACTGTTATTGTATGGAAAATAGCAGCTTGGACATTATTCGAAAgatattcttttgtgttctacagaagaaaataaaaagagggtGATGTAACTGAtcacaggattttcattttttgctTACCTGTCCCATTAACAAGATTTTGTTcacttcaattaattaattaaaaatggatTGTTTATGCCTACACGTTTCGaaactttggggtcagtaagatttttttagcttttaaagAAATGactacttttattcatcaaggatgcattcaattgatcaaaagtgaaagtaaagacatttagaataagacaaatgatttctattcaaataaatcccgtttattcatcaaagaatcttgaaaatgGCATCATGGTTTACACAAGAATATGAagtaacacaactgttttcaactttgataataatataataaacttttgaaaggtagtagAAAGTACAATTCAATATGTGCCTACCTCATAGTCCTCCATCATTTTCCTTATTCCAGCTCCTTTCTGTCCAATGATGTAACGATGAAGGTCATAGGGAACCTCAACATCAATCGTCACAGGAACTAAGGCCTAGGATGCAAAAAGGAAGGAAAAATGTGTTAAAGAGAACGATCCACCACAGGACAAAAGAGACAGCTAGAATTTCCATTATTCCTTACAAGTAAAGCTGCACGAGCCAGCTCGCACTTTTCAGCTCGACCCGTCACAGTGATGATATCGCACTTGCGAGGGATGAGGTCTGTATCCCCGTTCTCTTGAGATGCAGCTTCCTGAGCTGCCAGCCACAAATACAAGAAATAACACAGCTCATGAATATTCTACTCATCATTTAACAGAATGAAAAAAAGCCTCAACTAATCGAAGCGTGTAAGGAAGAGACCTGCAGACTCCTCTCTGTCTGGAAATTTGATCTGAACTTCATGGTCCCGTGTAATTTGTTGTATTTTGCAGCCTTTGGGTCCCATGATGGCTCTGTGGTACCGCTGAGGAATCAACACCTCCACATTCACCTGTGACTCCTGATGACACATTAACAGATAATGACAATCAATATACAAtcaagatatatatgtatataaacacacacacacatacatgcatatactgtatatatgcatatgtgtgtgcttgtgtgttattgttaacaataataatgtgaataTGTGAACATGTTATCTAACTATTCTAcaccattcttaaaaaaaaaaaaaactttctaatctttttgtattctattttcttttcatttattatagttaaaaaaaagacctctaacactagcttgctctattctttttttgttttcatttcttatattatttaaaagcccttgctacatgtactgcgtttaagctaactgagacttgttgttgtagcacttatatatcattgcttttttgttgtttttgattgcttccattgtcctcatttgtaagtcgctttggataaaagcgtctgcgaaatgactaaatgtaatgtaaatgtaaatgttacagtTTATGTTCTACTCTTCTCTAAGATTCCTTTTCTAAGCAGGCaacatacattaccattcaacCATTCAAAGGTTTAGGATCAGTAAGATGTTTGTGAAAGAACTCTCTTATTCTCAAAAAATgctgaacagcagtgtatatgcTGTTCTTGGTCAAAAAGCCACTGCATTTACATGCAACATGTAGACATGGATTGAATACGGAACTCACAAGATCTCGAACGATCTCCTGAATGCGTTTCTTAGCAGCGTCAACACACTCTCTGGGTCCTTTGAGAGTGATATTGTCACTGTGTGTTCCCGTGCGAGGGAAGCTAACAGCTACACCGCCATATTCCTCCGCCAGCTCTCTCAAAACCTGCCCCCTCCGACAGACGAAGTGACGGTGATGCCGGGGGTCCACCACCATACTGTCCTCTATCACGTCATCCTGAAAAGAAAGGACAGATGAACTGCATGAAGTGCATCCCAAGAAACACTAACTCAAATGTTTTACTTTCTCTTCCGACATACCAGATTTTTAATGAGGGTCTCCAGCTCTTTCTGGGCAAGCCATACAGCCTCCTCTTTACCCATGATGGTAATGTGCTCCTGTTCTGGTTCGTCTGGTGACGGGAAGATGATTCGTGCTCCGGTTCGGTCCCGTACCCGTCGGATATTAACTCCTCCTCTGCCTATCAGGAACTTGTGGTACTCTGGCTTGGTTTGAAGCTCCACTGAGAAGTTGTTGACTTGCTGGTGGGACAAAAAACTAATGATTCAAAAGTTCAaacttttttttgctttaaatcttcATCTAATTACTCACCTTCTCCTCCGCCAACTGCAGGAGTTGTCTCCTGGCTCTCTCCACCTCCTCTGCAGGACCTCGAATGGTGACCTTGTCCAGCCCTGAGCCCTCAGCGGGGAAGTGGATGTGAACACCCCCACACTCTTCCATCACTGAGCGCACCAGACTGCCCTTGGATCCAATCAGAGAGTTGTGCAGCTTGGCTGGGATGGAAACCTCGGCCTCCTTCAGGTTGGCCTGGGAGAATTGAAAGATCAAGCAAGAATGTGTAAGAGAAGAAAAACTGGGAATTAGAGCTAGAATACATTTACTAGCTTCCTGCTTCGCTCACCAGCTCTTTCTGAATGGCGAGAATCCGATCTCGTGCGGCTTCACAGCTGCTCTTCTTGCCAGTTATTACAATCGTCTCCGAATTGCTGTTTTCCGTTGGGAGATCAATCTTGGTGTTGGTCTCCTCACGTATCTATATAGATTTACACAGCAACGATTTCtctcataaaaaagaaaacaataacatgaacacaatatttaaatagcagttaacccccccccccccaaaaaaataccCCATTTATTCAgatgctgaatgtttttttttttaattctgtggcCATGCTATAATACTCTGCCACCAATGCTCTCAGTGCAGTTTTTTTCACTACTAATCAGTGCTGTTATTGAaaaccaaacatttttattttttttaaataaaggtaaaataataaCGACAGACCTACTGTATTGATTTCGGGAACCAAACGTTCGTAGTATtcaaaacaagtcatttttaCGAATCGTAATAAAAGGTGTCCTCACCTTTTTGATGTTTGCGCCTCCTTTGCCAATGATGTTTTTGTGGAACTGCTTGTGGATGGGTACAGAAATTGAGAAACTGCTCTCAACCTATTAACATGAACATATAATTACAAATCTAATATACtacaaaaaacattaaacctCAGTGTCATTCAAAGAGTAAACTACTTCTCAGCTgtcttaaggcccgttcacacgaagcacgataactataaagataacgataaagatatagttctaaaaatcgttctcaatattaaagaatagcagagtccacaccataactataacaataaagttacagagaaacgatatcgttggaatcactttcagaacgattttttttttcccgatgaacgataaaaacattgtcaaccaatcagaatcaatcctgctttAACGAGCTccagaatttaaagcagcagacgcgcgtccgcttagaatacacagacaatatcgttcactggtgtggacgctaatatcgttatctttataattatctttatagttatcgttcttggtgtgaacggggctttacttaaaactataatagcataGCAAGAGCTTGTCATCTGTAGGCAGAGTATGATCATTTCATCATAATAGCTGCTCTTTCTTTGACCTTGTACTAGTCACAAATGTTATTTGAGAGCAGGAAGGACTCTTGTACCAGCTCAGCGATGAGTTTCTGCAGAAACTTTGCACATTTCTCCACTTCGTTTTTAGGCCCTCTGAGCTGTACGATGTCACTTTTCTGTTGCTGGTCTGGAAAGATGATAATGACCTGCGAAAATGAAATCACCTGAATGAAATCATCACTCGTGTAATGCTATAAAAATATGAGGCAGAATATAGCTGTCGCTGCATTTCACAAAATGAAGTTGTGAGCACCTCGGGGAACTTGTCCCGTACTTCTTTGATCTTCTCTCCTTTCTGCCCAATGATAGTGCGGTGAAACTTCTGCTCTATTATCAGGTCTTTCGTGCGTTCATTTTCCTAAAGATGCCAGAAAATGGCAAATCTGAAACCATGCAGGCAAATGCGCCTCATATGCAGATCGCTCTTGTCATTTCCGTATAGAACGTCTCACC encodes:
- the LOC113111862 gene encoding vigilin-like, with the translated sequence MSSVAVLTQESFAEHRSGLKDVDITGRVPEDEAYIPTYLEAFPPLPDKATPGEKTGEPARAWSKIRPIKASVITQVFHVPLEERRYKDNSQFGEGEEAKVCLDIMQKTGAHIELSLAKDQGLSIMVTGKLESVMKARKEIVARLQTQASATVLIPKEHHRFVIGKNGEKLQELELKTATKIAIPRSDDPNANIRITGTKDGIEKARHEIQLISAEQDKRAVERLSFEKAFHPFIAGAYNRLVQELSQETGARISIPPPSVPKDEIVITGEKEAVAMAIARIRAIYEEKKRKTTTISVEVKKSQHKYIVGPKGNTLQEILENTGVSVEMPPLDSSSETIILRGEPDKLGPALTQVYAKAKSVIVVEVIAPAWLHRFIIGKKGQNISRITQQLPRVHIEFTDGEERISLEGPTEEVEQAQAQLQEIIQDLMARMDYAEINIDQRFHRHLIGKNGANINRIKEQYKVSVRIPQDSERCGLVRIEGDPQGVQLARKELMDMAQRMENERTKDLIIEQKFHRTIIGQKGEKIKEVRDKFPEVIIIFPDQQQKSDIVQLRGPKNEVEKCAKFLQKLIAELVESSFSISVPIHKQFHKNIIGKGGANIKKIREETNTKIDLPTENSNSETIVITGKKSSCEAARDRILAIQKELANLKEAEVSIPAKLHNSLIGSKGSLVRSVMEECGGVHIHFPAEGSGLDKVTIRGPAEEVERARRQLLQLAEEKQVNNFSVELQTKPEYHKFLIGRGGVNIRRVRDRTGARIIFPSPDEPEQEHITIMGKEEAVWLAQKELETLIKNLDDVIEDSMVVDPRHHRHFVCRRGQVLRELAEEYGGVAVSFPRTGTHSDNITLKGPRECVDAAKKRIQEIVRDLESQVNVEVLIPQRYHRAIMGPKGCKIQQITRDHEVQIKFPDREESAAQEAASQENGDTDLIPRKCDIITVTGRAEKCELARAALLALVPVTIDVEVPYDLHRYIIGQKGAGIRKMMEDYEVNIWVPQPEHQSDIIKITGQVASVERARQGLLERVKELQAEQEDRALRSYKVMLSVDPKYHPKIIGRKGAVISQIRKDYDVNVQFPDKGDEQQDVIVISGYERSANEARAAIEQLVAALQEMVSEDIRLDRRVHARIIGARGKAIRKLMEEFKVDIRFPQPASEDPSKVTVTGLPENVDNAIDHLLNLEEEYMLSVTDTETMAAYMKPPSKTMGTGGNDEDNKALVKGFAVRDAPWNAQGNKAPDMSSAEEFPTFGSGIAPKQTSAWGPKKC